AAAAATCCTCAATAAGACTCCGTCTTCAGGAAGTTTCATCAGTTACCTCCTATTGCTTTTGCAATGAAAAAGCCAAGAAAAACCAATATTATGGCTGCGGCATTGCTTAAGAATATATTGATTAGTGCTAACCACTTTTCATTGTCCCTTATAAGGTTGACGCTTTCAAGAGCAAAAGTGGAAAATGTAGTGAAGCTTCCAAGAAATCCAATAAAAATGAATGTGCGCGTATTGGGAGAAATATTGAATATTTCTGAGAATCCCCAAAGAAGCCCTATTAAAAAAGAGCCTGCAAGATTGACAACCATCGTGCCAGCAGGAAAAAGCCCCGGATAAATTCTCGAGATGAAGCCTGCAAGAGAATATCTTGCCACAGCGCCTGCGCCTCCGCCAAGAACAAGCATTATAACTTTAATCATTTTGAAAACACTATTATATAAATGTAAATCTATTCAACGAAGTGATAACATAAAGGAGTGAATAATGAAATTAAAAAAACGGAGGAGGTAGGATTCGAACCCACGGTACCTTGCGGTACAGCGGTTTTCAAGACCGCCGCCTTCGACCACTCGGCCACTCCTCCGTCATAATTTGAAGCTTATATATAAATGCAAAAAAGATTTTTTTCAATATTTTTGATGATCTTTTTCAATCTTTATTCTTCCAATTGTTATGGAGAAATCTTCTCGATGCCATTCATATATGGTATTAATGCTTCAGGTATCAATACAGAGCCGTCCTCCTGCTGATAGTTTTCAAGCAAAGCGACAAAAGTTCGCCCCACAGCCAATCCTGAGCCATTCAATGTATGGACGAACTCGGTTTTCTTTGAGTTTTTTCTCTTAAACCTGATATTTGCTCGTCTCGCTTGGAAATCCTCAAAGTTGGAACAGGAAGAAATCTCGACATATTTGTTTCTTGAAGGAATCCATACCTCTATGTCATAGGTTTTTGCTGAAGAAAAACCAAGATCTCCTGTGCAGAGAATTACGACTCTATAAG
This portion of the Candidatus Schekmanbacteria bacterium genome encodes:
- the crcB gene encoding fluoride efflux transporter CrcB, whose amino-acid sequence is MIKVIMLVLGGGAGAVARYSLAGFISRIYPGLFPAGTMVVNLAGSFLIGLLWGFSEIFNISPNTRTFIFIGFLGSFTTFSTFALESVNLIRDNEKWLALINIFLSNAAAIILVFLGFFIAKAIGGN